From Halichondria panicea chromosome 12, odHalPani1.1, whole genome shotgun sequence, a single genomic window includes:
- the LOC135345206 gene encoding plexin-A2-like — protein sequence MAMLLSLLPMFLLQGVAYSQTFSFIHYSGNLPGLQVDSTGRTFLTGDNYLYRLNPQLIQEERVDLGSTVIGEGLALSSTGMVVVCLVDLSCSVYNASNLSAGPIRSVSNAIVGDLRFGAAMIASGDTFYTGGLTAVSVGERMVLQQFGEGFNRSSDNNPSGTRNELVFAVRFARYFYAYGSFVSGGFAYYVVVDDQPVSARAIRLLRVCNMPDCGGPSTCGMNALYELGFNCGFQSITGYTHVCAVSFVEDFSGISGPTAVVNICFGNTNSICVVNITAVNEAMDAKYDSCIVSRTVGEEIGLAWKTGSDNCSTLSQPQVTGDKCDTPSPVGLLIPNGGIDIIAPVRINYGDSLVALASVAVKVEQFSFVFVATGDSRIIGYDVSGTSTLGTDSTNSTFYNQPVSSNVFHLSWQEGLNYITAATTDTVFQVPIEECSQRTNCTSCTSDPNPLCGWCVVENSCSRQTQCQNSNLSSRWTQDNTNCFNAATVDPMQLVLDPAVPERKLTVTLPDSLPDLLPGENIFCHLADSEGRFPPIIVPAVEVTPGTVFSCVIIQGLVLDYPGVTATINLGFQSSLFNESFDITNQALTIYQCSAGESCKDCLGLNSPCGWCNLNKQCSGTSAPCRNASHFLQVSGGNDFTAECPLLDTPPSGVYTQPVRVAQDLRLTTRNLIAPTDGFVYSCIVNGVSLTAQYENESSILCTVGSGKLTLSAGAASFSVVVMVTWTGNDVNHTLSNTMQQIAVTLYDCRELANGYSECIAARMGSKFACGWCEGTCEVMQECSNIFVDTEGENSPAPVIDSFTPMSGPVEGGTAITVMGNDLGGTFADIQKSALTLGGVACSPLNIIFIPWHQFVCETTNFVTGGPNYFSLTIGSRVAIVSAGSFTAVDLTVSSVTPTFGPMDGGTAVVVRGTGLDVGNQEDTSVSLEVSGSRHVCNILFIQSEEIHCRTSAANLTSAVLVVVSIDAARVSNPGVVFSYRNNPNVTAVFPSNTIPSGGITLTFTGLNLDVVQQSVLEVYQPMRSPLRSNCSAVDNTTITCSTPTLKTASLTPLDYALMFDDVPPTTQARLPISVQSDPSNFRLETSQDITSGTETLIRIAGDNLDSVETSEIRVTVGGEECVKTPGSLRGSEVICTAPLEPPKRENPAIIQVTIGSNIAQVLDQQLTYTSTVAAETSLEVIIPSVFGGAIVVVCVMLIIFVSFYLNSRKKTVSIAMHEQIMELVANRRSQEVDLVDGNTALVKSELVEIAESIPDSIKIVASKLKLSSTAIGQGEFGIVYKGVLTDWNNVPMQGVAVKTLKGLFSLSDVQSMVCEVNKMQDFDHPHVMSLIGVCLDAGPGIAIVMPYMANGSLIGYLKRERSSLELDIDCEIDQILEVRKSLLKMCRQIALGMAYLAEQKFVHRDLAARNCMLDSGGCIRVGDFGLAEDVYASGYFRQNDRANVKLPFKWMALESLNDAIFTEKTDVWSYGVTVWEVFNGGRTPYPAVDPLSLIQLLGEGQRLKRPINPACATEICELMRQCWKEDPEERPTFSQLSAILERLLTSISGYTELGMVLLNTIQEVEQLKCDCEPTLTDQKDAHRYVDPPSGYPLTIKNRMYDLS from the exons ATGGCTATGTTATTGTCTCTCTTACCTATGTTTCTGCTGCAAGGAGTAGCTTATTCTCAAACGTTTTCCTTCATTCATTACTCTGGCAATCTCCCAGGACTGCAAGTGGACTCCACTGGGAGAACATTCCTCACTGGAGACAACTACCTGTATAGACTGAATCCTCAGCTAATACAAGAAGAGAGAGTTGATCTAGGATCTACTGTCATTGGCGAAGGACTGGCCCTGAGCTCTACTGGGATGGTAGTGGTGTGTTTAGTGGATCTTTCTTGCTCTGTCTACAATGCAAGCAACCTCAGTGCTGGTCCTATCAGGAGTGTCAGTAATGCTATAGTGGGAGATCTTCGATTTGGAGCAGCTATGATTGCGTCAGGAGACACTTTTTACACTGGAGGATTGACAGCTGTTAGTGTAGGAGAAAGGATGGTATTGCAACAGTTTGGAGAGGGATTCAATAGATCGTCTGATAACAATCCATCTGGCACACGCAATGAGTTGGTTTTTGCGGTTAGATTTGCACGATACTTCTATGCATATGGTAGTTTTGTGAGTGGTGGATTTGCTTATTATGTTGTTGTCGACGATCAACCTGTTAGTGCACGAGCTATAAGACTGTTACGTGTGTGCAACATGCCTGATTGTGGCGGCCCAAGTACCTGTGGAATGAATGCTTTGTATGAACTGGGATTCAATTGCGGTTTTCAGTCGATCACTGGATATACtcatgtgtgtgcagtatcGTTTGTGGAGGACTTCAGTGGAATATCTGGACCCACTGCTGTGGTAAATATTTGCTTTGGCAATACTAACTCTATTTGTGTTGTTAATATCACTGCTGTCAATGAAGCTATGGATGCTAAATATGACTCTTGTATTGTGTCACGGACTGTTGGAGAAGAAATTGGTTTAGCATGGAAAACAGGCTCAGATAACTGCTCTACCCTGTCTCAGCCTCAG GTAACTGGGGACAAATGTGACACACCCAGTCCAGTCGGTCTTCTCATCCCAAATGGTGGTATTGACATAATAGCACCAGTTCGTATTAACTATGGAGACAGTCTTGTCGCCTTAGCTTCAGTAGCTGTGAAAGTGGAGCAGTTTTCCTTTGTGTTTGTGGCAACTGGTGATTCAAGGATAATCGGA TACGATGTCAGTGGTACATCGACCCTGGGCACTGACAGCACTAACAGTACATTCTACAATCAGCCAGTGTCCTCCAATGTATTTCATTTGTCATGGCAGGAGGGACTGAACTACATCACAGCAGCCACTACAGACACT GTATTCCAAGTACCCATAGAGGAGTGTTCCCAGCGTACTAACTGTACCAGTTGTACAAGTGACCCCAACCcgctgtgtgggtggtgtgtggtggagaACAGCTGCTCTCGTCAGACGCAATGTCAGAACTCCAATCTCTCCAGTAGATGGACACAAGATAATACCAACTGTTTTAATGCTGCTACTGTGGACCCTATGCAACTTGTGCTTGACCCTGCGGTTCCTGAGAGAAAG CTCACGGTGACCCTGCCTGACTCCCTGCCTGATCTCTTGCCTGGAGAGAACATCTTTTGTCATTTGGCAGACAGTGAAGGACGTTTCCCACCCATCATAGTACCAGCTGTTGAGGTCACCCCGGGAACAGTGTTCAGTTGTGTTATTATTCAAGGACTGGTACTGGACTATCCTGGAGTGACTGCAACCATCAACCTGGGCTTTCAGAGCTCTCTGTTCAATGAGTCATTTGATATCACCAACCAAGCACTTACCATCTACCAGTGCTCAGCAGGAGAAAG ctGTAAGGATTGCCTCGGGCTCAACAGTCCTTGTGGATGGTGTAACCTCAACAAGCAGTGCAGTGGAACATCAGCTCCTTGCAGGAATGCATCTCACTTCCTACAA GTGTCTGGAGGCAATGACTTCACTGCCGAGTGCCCTCTGTTGGACACGCCCCCCTCTGGTGTGTACACTCAACCAGTAAGGGTGGCACAGGACCTTCGACTGACCACCAGGAACCTTATCGCCCCC ACGGATGGCTTCGTGTATTCGTGTATTGTGAACGGAGTTAGTCTGACAGCTCAGTATGAGAACGAGAGCTCCATCCTGTGCACAGTGGGCAGTGGGAAA CTCACTCTTTCCGCTGGAGCCGCCAGTTTTTCCGTAGTTGTTATGGTAACTTGGACAGGGAATGACGTCAACCACACACTGAGCAACACCATGCAACAAATTGCAG tTACGTTGTATGATTGTCGTGAATTGGCCAATGGATATTCAGAATGTATTGCCGCTAGAATGGGATCAAAGTTCGcgtgtgggtggtgtgagggTACTTGTGAAGTGATGCAAGAGTGCTCAAACATTTTCGTTGATACTGAAGGGGAAAATTCCCCTGCCCCTGTCATCGACTCATTCACTCCAATGTCGG GTCCAGTTGAAGGTGGTACAGCAATCACTGTGATGGGCAATGACCTCGGAGGGACTTTTGCTGACATTCAAAAATCTGCCCTAACATTAGGAGGTGTGGCCTGCTCTCCCCtcaacattatttttataccATGGCATCAGTTTGTCTGTGAGACCACCAACTTTGTAACCGGAGGGCCTAATTACTTCTCTCTGACCATTGGGTCTAGAGTAGCCATCGTAAGCGCTGGTTCCTTCACTGCAGTAGATCTTACTGTCAGCAGTGTGACTCCGACCTTTGGACCCATGGATGGGGGAACTGCAGTGGTTGTGAGGGGGACTGGACTGGACGTGGGTAACCAGGAGGACACTAGTGTCTCTTTGGAGGTCAGCGGGTCAAGACACGTCTGCAACATATT ATTTATCCAGTCTGAGGAAATTCATTGCAGGACCTCAGCAGCAAACCTCACTTCTGCTGTATTAGTGGTGGTGTCCATTGATGCAGCTAGAGTCAGCAATCCAGGAGTGGTCTTCAGTTATCGTAACAATCCCAATGTAACTGCCGTGTTTCCCAGCAACACCATTCCCAGTGGAGGCATCACACTGACATTTACTGGACTTAATTTGGACGTGGTGCAACAATCTGTGTTGGAGGTTTATCAGCCAATGAGGTCTCCTCTG AGGAGCAACTGCAGTGCTGTGGACAACACAACCATCACATGCTCCACTCCTACCCTGAAGACAGCCTCACTGACCCCATTGGACTACGCTCTAATGTTTGACGATgtcccacccaccacacaagCACGTCTCCCCAtcagcgtccaatcagatccaTCCAACTTTAGATTAGAAACCTCACAAGATATCACCAGTGGCACAGAGACCCTCATACGCATTGCG GGTGATAATCTCGACTCAGTGGAGACCAGTGAGATACGAGTGACAGTGGGAGGTGAGGAGTGTGTCAAGACACCTGGCAGCTTGAGAGGGAGTGAAGTCATCTGTACCGCCCCCTTGGAGCCACCAAAAAGAGAAAACCCAGCCATTATACAA GTGACTATTGGGAGCAATATTGCTCAAGTATTAGACCAGCAACTGACGTACACAAGTACTGTGGCTGCTGAAACTTCACTGGAGGTCATCATCCCGAGTGTTTTTGGGGGGGCTATAGTGGTAGTGTGTGTAATGCTGATCATCTTTGTCAGTTTCTATCTCAACTCTCGGAAGAAGACCGTGTCAATTGCTATGCACGAGCAGATCATGGAGCTCGTAGCTAATAG GAGAAGTCAGGAGGTAGATCTAGTAGACGGCAATACTGCACTCGTTA aatCAGAACTTGTTGAGATTGCTGAGTCCATCCCAGACTCAATCAAAATAGTTGCCTCAAAATTGAAGCTCTCCAGTACTGCAATCGGACAAG GTGAATTTGGCATTGTGTACAAGGGCGTCCTGACAGATTGGAACAATGTACCTATGCAGGGGGTGGCTGTGAAGACACTAAAAG GTCTGTTCTCATTGTCAGATGTTCAGAGcatggtgtgtgaggtgaaCAAGATGCAGGACTTCGACCATCCTCACGTCATGTCCCTGATTGGGGTGTGTCTAGATGCTGGTCCCGGCATTGCCATAGTGATGCCATATATGGCCAATGGGAGCCTCATTGGCTATCTCAAGAGAGAGAGGAGCAGTCTGGAGCTGGACATTGACTGTGAAATTGATCAG ATTCTGGAAGTAAGGAAATCACTTCTAAAGATGTGCCGTCAGATAGCACTGGGAATGGCCTACTTGGCTGAGCAGAAGTTCGTCCATCGAGACCTTGCAGccagaaactgcat GCTGGACTCGGGAGGGTGCATCAGGGTGGGGGACTTTGGTCTGGCTGAAGACGTCTATGCTAGTGGCTACTTCAGACAGAACGACCGAGCCAATGTGAAGCTGCCCTTCAAATGGATGGCCTTGGAAAGTCTCAACGATGCCATCTTCACAGAGAAAACCGATGTG TGGTCATatggtgtgactgtgtgggaggtaTTCAATGGAGGAAGGACTCCCTACCCTGCCGTGGACCCGTTGTCCCTCATCCAGCTGCTGGGGGAGGGGCAGAGACTCAAGAGACCTATCAACCCAGCCTGTGCCACCGAGAT TTGTGAATTGATGCGTCAATGTTGGAAGGAGGATCCCGAGGAGAGGCCAACCTTCTCACAACTGTCCGCCATTTTGGAAAGGCTACTGACTTCCATTTCTGGCTATACTGAGCTCGGTATGGTGCTACTGAACACAATTCAAGAGGTGGAGCAGCTCA AATGTGACTGTGAACCCACACTTACTGATCAAAAAGACGCTCATCGCTATGTCGACCCTCCGTCAGGTTATCCGCTAACAATTAAAAACAGAATGTACGACCTCAGCTAG
- the LOC135345257 gene encoding uncharacterized protein LOC135345257, translating into MLKLSLGLALLCVLSSSSAEQLVPLLAWSNSDSLSGVQSASDTSSILRDVEMDQIDVAILLKSSSLSFDDIAKYGGVYGEKNAALSNLQDFLSSSASSFSVGVSGEPASELTSSLSFIMDARPQFVTDIPQLKSEAESKQLYVVELPQGTDEETFRTHDAIISKTVSTLDKQDVRYTIFYTADHTSIPAYQTLNPDLVRRAAFEDNLDTVLKPNDKSNVLCYPLVNDAASCSSLNTSSNCTTCLLFCMTPHIEYKKKISSNTTIVGVAMNTNTSNDAFTMLSGSCSTTNAEGFIDFYNETGTDFAYIAFNVTFTVGNSSDDNTFYKTLAYTFMREACKSNTTASNASTLDCGFWTMHFFAGESPQNLTLHTQYHSEKIYSRLAIPLTRSQTSITSYACGNSTLNRFVGTEGNLSDSYQHAGIQVQPFASLKVMGTPLTLRFGTAYNCQGYFGTSSLMGVVAVLILLVILYLSTVFIFSIQTIDRFDDPRGETVKFEILH; encoded by the exons ATGTTAAAATTGTCCCTAGGGTTGGCTCTACTGTGTGTGCTGAGCTCCAGCTCGGCTGAGCAGCTAGTACCGTTGCTAGCATGGTCTAACAG TGATTCTCTCTCGGGGGTACAAAGTGCGTCTGACACTAGTAGCATTCTGAGAGATGTCGAGATGGATCAAATAGACGTTGCTATTCTTTTAAAGTCCAGCTCA TTGAGCTTTGACGACATAGCCAAGTATGGTGGAGTGTACGGAGAAAAGAATGCTGCTCTCTCAAATCTCCAG GACTTCTTGTCGTCGTCTGCCTCCTCCTTCTCTGTTGGGGTCAGTGGAGAGCCAGCCTCTGAGCTCACCTCATCTCTCAGCTTTATCATGGATGCTCGTCCCCAGTTTGTGACTG ataTTCCCCAACTGAAGAGTGAGGCTGAGTCTAAGCAGTTGTATGTGGTAGAGTTACCTCAAGGAACCGATGAGGAAACCTTCAGAACACACG ATGCCATCATTTCCAAGACTGTCTCAACGCTTGACAAACAAGACGTTCGCTACACAATCTTCTACACTGCTGACCACACCTCCATCCCTGCCTACCAAACTTTGAACCCTGACCTTGTCCGAAGGGCTGCTTTTGAAGATAACCTGGACACGGTGCTAAAACCAAACGACAAAAGTAATGTCCTCTGCTATCCACTCGTGAATGATGCGGCGTCTTGTAGTTCTTTAAATACTTCTTCAAACTGTACAACTTGTCTCCTGTTTTGTATGACCCCACACATTGAGTACAAAAAAAAGATATCCAGCAATACAAcaatagtgggtgtggctatgAATACGAACACCTCTAACGATGCTTTCACTATGCTGAGCGG TTCCTGTAGCACAACGAACGCTGAAGGCTTCATTGACTTTTATAACGAAACAGGCACCGATTTTGCCTATATTGCCTTTAACGTCACCTTCACTGTCGGCAATTCCTCTGACGACAACACGTTCTACAAAACCCTGgc ATACACATTTATGAGAGAAGCGTGTAAAAGCAATACGACAGCATCCAACGCCTCCACCTTGGATTGTGGATTCTGGACAATGCACTTCTTTGCTG GTGAAAGTCCTCAGAATTTGACGCTTCACACTCAGTATCACTCCGAGAAAATCTACTCTCGATTGGCCATACCGCTGACCCGCTCCCAAACCTCTATCACCTCCTACGCCTGTGGCAATTCCACTCTTAACAG GTTTGTGGGAACTGAGGGCAATTTGAGCGACTCCTACCAACACGCCGGCATACAG GTGCAACCATTTGCGTCTCTCAAGGTAATGGGGACTCCACTGACCCTACGCTTTGGCACCGCCTACAACTGTCAGGGTTACTTTGGGACGTCGTCTCTAATGGGTGTGGTCGCTGTGCTCATACTCCTCGTCATCCTCTACCTCTCCACTGTGTTCATATTCAGTATACAGACAATCGATCGTTTTGATGATCCGAGAGGCGAGACTGTCAAATTTGAAATCTTGCACTAA
- the LOC135345492 gene encoding prestalk protein-like, which produces MYSHIYKHTEILTCPSLSPPTNGAITFTPGADNSNIGLGSVATYSCNLGYVLVGHTTRACQSLYGGASAAWSVNPPVCQEAVYCPVLTAPGNGSVTVSSGFNPLSVGSVATYSCDPGYALLGTTTRNCANPDSDSVGTWTGAMPECEVILCAELSVPDNGTLVISSTLLGVGTTASYTCNQGHVLVGDVTRTCQDTSGGTATIGTWSESDPTCAVPNRAMIDCQDTACRYEQLVCPEQDNCTVDCYDSRSYACFQTDVYCPSGRGDCTLNCDDSYACLQANTTCPQGDCIVNCLNDYTCLSSAFECSGDNCIFNCQRQESCSNSIMECASENCTMNCVGSRSCIGLVTTECSRDNCLYNCAGSSSCNTLTTECSGDNCLYNCAGSSSCTSLTTECSGDNCLYNCAGGGSCNSLTTECSGDNCLYNCAGSSSCTSLTTECSGDNCLVDCLSYSCQRSNIQCTSGNCTVNGRGYYSLRYSTVSCPPDGLCVVNCTDRYACQNSQLTCPSGGNCVFNFHGDRYSSDYRYDDYIGRYTTISCQDNSTCSIYCSGRNANNDHQCSSSRITCSESGDCSVECSGYYSCQSSTIVCGRDRECLSCSGSSSCFRATITLPNIDRANLNCTGSSSCRIARITCPINNECAINCSSSSSCYGATITLPITETGSLSCTGSFSCRSARITCPNNNTCTINCDGQSSCSSATITLPNTGTGTLSCTGQSSCSSATITLPNIDTASLNCTSGSTCQNSRITCPNNNNCTIHCDGLYSCNNAGVTCPTGDHSCNILCTDPLSCQGLSITNTHNVYLQCCGGLSCAGTTVTPSSTECPYIHN; this is translated from the exons ATGTATTCACACATTTAcaaacacacagagatacTCACTTGCCCCTCATTAAGTCCCCCAACTAACGGAGCTATCACATTCACTCCTGGTGCTGACAACAGCAACATTGGACTGGGCTCAGTGGCTACCTACTCTTGTAACCTTGGCTATGTGCTAGTGGGACACACCACCAGAGCGTGTCAAAGCTTATATGGGGGAGCATCGGCAGCTTGGAGTGTAAATCCACCAGTTTGCCAGG AGGCAGTCTACTGTCCTGTGCTAACGGCCCCTGGTAATGGTAGTGTGACGGTCAGCTCTGGATTCAACCCCCTCAGTGTGGGGTCAGTGGCTACATACTCATGTGACCCAGGCTACGCCCTCCTAGGAACCACCACCAGGAATTGTGCGAACCCAGACAGTGACTCAGTGGGAACATGGACTGGAGCAATGCCGGAATGCGAAG TCATTCTTTGCGCTGAGTTGTCGGTTCCTGACAACGGCACCCTTGTGATTAGTTCTACTCTGCTTGGTGTGGGTACTACTGCCAGCTACACCTGTAACCAAGGTCATGTTCTGGTTGGTGATGTCACTAGGACTTGTCAGGACACTAGCGGAGGGACTGCTACTATAGGAACATGGAGCGAAAGTGACCCAACAT gTGCTGTACCTAACAGAGCTATGATAGATTGTCAAGATACAGCTTGCCGATATGAACAGCTGGTGTGCCCAGAACAAGATAACTGCACCGTAGATTGCTATGACTCAAGATCGTACGCTTGCTTCCAGACTGACGTGTATTGTCCGAGTGGGAGAGGAGATTGTACGCTCAACTGTGACGACTCTTACGCCTGTCTACAAGCTAACACAACATGCCCTCAGGGAGACTGCATTGTGAACTGCCTGAACGACTACACCTGTTTGAGCTCAGCTTTTGAATGCTCTGGAGACAACTGCATCTTCAACTGTCAGAGACAAGAGTCGTGTTCTAATTCAATCATGGAATGTGCAAGTGAAAATTGCACAATGAATTGTGTTGGGAGCCGATCTTGTATTGGACTAGTAACTACAGAATGCTCAAGAGATAACTGTCTCTACAATTGTGCTGGGAGTAGTTCTTGTAATACCTTAACTACTGAATGCTCGGGAGATAACTGCCTCTACAATTGTGCTGGGAGCAGTTCTTGTACCAGCTTGACTACAGAATGCTCAGGAGATAACTGCCTCTACAATTGTGCTGGGGGAGGTTCTTGTAATAGCTTAACTACAGAATGCTCAGGAGATAACTGCCTCTACAATTGTGCTGGGAGCAGTTCTTGTACTAGCTTGACTACAGAATGCTCAGGAGATAATTGCCTAGTAGACTGCCTGTCTTACTCATGCCAACGCTCAAACATTCAATGCACGAGTGGTAACTGTACGGTAAATGGCAGAGGTTACTATTCTCTTCGATACTCAACAGTTTCTTGCCCACCAGATGGACTGTGTGTTGTCAACTGTACGGATCGATACGCTTGTCAAAACTCCCAGCTCACATGTCCCAGTGGAGGAAACTGTGTTTTTAATTTCCATGGGGACCGTTATTCTTCTGATTATCGTTATGATGATTATATTGGAAGGTACACAACTATTTCATGCCAAGATAACAGTACCTGCAGTATCTACTGTAGTGGCCGAAACGCAAACAATGACCACCAATGCTCCAGCTCTCGCATCACCTGCTCAGAGAGTGGGGACTGTAGTGTAGAGTGCAGTGGGTACTACTCTTGCCAGTCTTCAACCATTGTCTGTGGTCGTGACAGAGAGTGCTTGAGTTGCAGCGGCTCGTCCTCTTGCTTCCGTGCAACCATCACACTTCCTAACATTGATAGAGCAAACTTAAATTGCACTGGATCGTCCTCATGCCGGATAGCAAGAATCACCTGTCCAATTAACAATGAATGTGCAATAAATTGTAGCAGCTCGTCTTCTTGCTACGGTGCAACCATTACACTTCCTATCACTGAGACAGGCAGTTTAAGTTGCACTGGATCTTTCTCATGCAGGAGTGCAAGAATAACGTGCCCAAATAATAACACCTGTACGATCAATTGTGACGGCCAGTCTTCTTGCAGTAGTGCAACCATCACACTTCCCAACACTGGCACAGGAACTTTAAGTTGTACTGGCCAGTCTTCTTGCAGCAGTGCAACTATCACACTTCCCAATATTGATACAGCCAGCTTAAATTGCACTAGTGGAAGCACATGCCAGAATTCAAGAATCACCTGCCCAAACAACAACAATTGTACAATACATTGTGACGGCCTGTACTCTTGTAACAATGCCGGAGTGACCTGTCCCACTGGAGACCACAGCTGCAACATCCTCTGCACTGACCCACTGTCCTGTCAAGGCTTGAGTatcaccaacacacacaacgtCTACCTACAATGCTGCGGTGGTCTGTCCTGTGCCGGAACTACTGTCACCCCATCCTCAACAGAGTGTCCATACATACACAACTGA
- the LOC135345263 gene encoding uncharacterized protein LOC135345263, with protein sequence MKSTVVSILVLTLTASCCCRESLVPLLALSNCPSLPSTPISHGDVDTVLTQVDIQEFSIAIVMKAEKLSFDDIAKYGGVYGEKNAALSNLQDFLSSSVSSFSAGVSGEPASELTSSLSFAMDTTPITVKGEDVSQISKLEGDGPHLVVVELSGGNDEDTFRAHDMLLAEVKALLDHSSVKYAIFYTSDHSSTKRHPQKRSTAQQYTKYTQNTGSPLCYEVKDEYNYTSCIVFCFTSRNILYVTENTTILLGNGENGIMYERGSCNSTDSLPEGFQTNTTFAFIMFRVEGNASADGEKPIRKSLVFTFENGTCNQKGSENNGVGCGFWTMKLHAGDKPHEVTEYRRNRPDKNIFTKFSIPQSASYSCGNCSLNTFVSASTAESNDSYQLGGIHVQAFSRVKLNEDNQFVFGSAYQCQGYIDMPSMMGVISVLVLLLLLYVSYVAAFSLQSLDTFDDPRSPTVSVENLH encoded by the exons ATGAAGAGTACTGTTGTATCCATTCTAGTGCTAACACTAACAGCGTCTTGCTGCTGCAGGGAGAGCCTTGTACCACTACTGGCCTTGTCCAACTG TCCTTCCCTGCCCTCTACCCCAATCTCCCATGGCGATGTGGACACAGTCCTCACTCAGGTGGATATCCAAGAGTTCAGTATTGCCATAGTGATGAAGGCAGAAAAG TTAAGCTTTGATGACATAGCCAAGTATGGTGGAGTGTACGGAGAAAAGAATGCTGCTCTCTCAAATCTCCAG GACTTCTTGTCGTCATCTGTCTCCTCCTTCTCTGCTGGGGTCAGTGGAGAGCCAGCCTCTGAGCTCACCTCGTCTCTCAGCTTTGCCATGGATACCACACCAATCACTGTCAAAGGCGAAG ATGTGTCTCAGATATCAAAGTTGGAAGGTGATGGCCCACACCTTGTGGTGGTAGAACTGTCCGGAGGGAATGATGAGGATACATTCAGAGCACATG ATATGCTCCTAGCTGAAGTGAAAGCTCTATTGGACCACTCCTCTGTTAAATACGCAATCTTCTACACTAGTGACCACTCTTCTACCAAAAGACACCCTCAGAAACGGTCCACTGCACAACAATACACTAAGTACACGCAAAACACAGGCTCACCGCTGTGCTATGAAGTAAAGGACGAGTACAACTACACCAGCTGTATTGTGTTCTGCTTCACCAGTCGCAACATACTCTATGTCACTGAGAACACCACCATCCTACTCGGAAATGGGGAGAATGGAATCATGTATGAGAGAGG GTCTTGCAACAGCACTGACAGTTTGCCTGAGGGATTCCAGACCAACACAACGTTTGCCTTCATTATGTTCCGAGTAGAGGGTAACGCCAGCGCTGATGGGGAAAAGCCAATCCGCAAGTCTCTAGT CTTTACATTTGAGAATGGTACCTGTAACCAGAAGGGCAGTGAGAACAACGGAGTCGGCTGTGGTTTCTGGACCATGAAACTCCATGCTGGAGACAAACCTCACGAAGTAACGGAGTATCGACGAAACCGACCTGATAAAAACATCTTCACAAAATTTTCGATTCCTCAGTCGGCCTCTTACTCTTGTGGGAATTGTTCGCTGAATACTTTTGTGTCAGCTTCTACTGCCGAGAGCAACGACAGTTATCAGCTGGGTGGAATACAT gtccAAGCATTTTCACGGGTGAAATTGAATGAAGACAACCAGTTTGTGTTTGGTTCCGCCTACCAGTGTCAGGGGTACATTGACATGCCCTCCATGATGGGTGTGATCTCGGTTCTCGTCCTTTTGTTACTTCTGTACGTGTCCTATGTGGCTGCATTTAGTTTACAGAGTCTCGACACGTTTGATGATCCGAGATCCCCAACTGTCTCGGTGGAGAACCTTCATTAG